CATACATACAAATTAAGCCAAGTATATAGAAGCAAATAAATAAACCTTAGTCTACGCGAAAGTCTAAGGCTGGGCCTACGTACGGTCTACATCATTCATGTTCtgggctgtgtgtgtgtgtgagagagagagattctCATTTCATGCATACTCTCAATAGTTTATAGTGACATGTATAGTTTTTATATGTAGTACTGAATAATATCAATGATTTGCAGGGCATGGGGTACAGTATGTTTGTCACTAGCATTTGTTTGGCAGCTCTATGCTATATTTCTTCTTGTTCAGCTTCACGAATACGTCCCTGGAATTCGTCACAGCAGATACCTCTTCCTTGCTATGGCTGCCTTCGGTAAGCACAAATTAAACCAATTCAGTGTTCATCTTCACCAAGTTCACATTTGATgattattttcttccttttttgtttgtttcgaAAGTgctttctacattttttttatttattttccgcTCTTCATCAACGGCCACAATTAAATTACGCTATGCCACTGCATTATCTTTTCTTATATGTATACACACTTTAGATACAGGCTCTACTATGATTGGCATGCACAATATCCCATCAGTTCGTTTTTTTTCTACAGAAAGCgtagatttttttaatgtaaaatgtcAACATTGGTTAGTTGtagtattatatttaattttattacccGAGGCAAGACTTTCGACATTGGGAAAAGATAACAAATGTTAACTTAAAGACAcgtagaatttaattttttgtcgtGCAGGGTCAgtcaaaaaagaattaattaaaaggctCACTTTTGATTGGTGACTAAGAAATATAACAGAGAGAAGCCAAATAAGAATAGTAGAAATAAGTTGTGTTTGAAGGAGTCAAGATTAAGTATAggaatgaaaatttgaaagaatTGTGGGACTTATTAttcctcatttattttttaaaaaagttatatatcttttaattattaattttgttttgtccacCTAGTTTTTGGTTTCTTATTAAAGGGGCACTAACATTGTTACTATGATTAGGAAAAAAGTTAGGGAAGGTGGGAGCATTATTCCCCGTAATGTACCTTTCAGGAGGCACATGCGTCATGCTAATCATCACCGGAGGTGGGACCATGAAACAATTATTCAAGACGCTTTGCGAAAACGATAATGGGAAAACATGTAATGCCCATGCACTTAGCGGGGCTGAGTGGTTCTTGGTGTTTACCTGTGTCGCCATTCTTATTGCACAGTTGCCCAACCTCAACTCAATGGCCATGGTTTCTCTCGTCGGCGCGGTTACCTCTATCACTTATTGCACCCTCTTTTGGGTTCTCTCTGTTAAGAAGGGTAAGCCTAACAACGTATCCTATAGCTCATCCCTGTCCCAAGAACACACACCAGTTGCTAAGATCAGTGACGTTCTCAATGCCATTGGAATCATTGTCCTAGCCTTCAGAGGGCATAATGTTTTGCTCGAAATACAGGCAAGTATTtcaatttcacatgcacttaAACACATATCACCTCGTGTATATACATGATGCATGAGCAAGGTTCTTATTAAGGTTTTTAAATATCGGTCACACTCGCATTATAATTTTGTCGTGTTTGTTGATATAACGGCAATTGCCACCGCATTGTAATAGTGGACAATTAGAAAATCTTGTTTTCCAAACCACGATCATGAActgtttttttaaaaccttggttcTTATAAATATAGTACTAATTAAGTGCATGTTTGATACTATGTGATATGTCAATATAAAGTTCATGTTACAATATAATTGTGCAATTTGAGCATTAATCATGCtctctccttctctttttttatttaattattccaTCAATTTTATATCTCCTTATAAAAACATAACTAACGTGGGAAACATATTCTCTATAATATTTCTTGTAGCACAATTTCTGTTATTGTTTATTCattaaaatctatttaaaattataattaagttaaactcgttaaaaagaaaatgacaacattttaaaaaagttataaaatgtaactaatcatgaaaaatataaaaccaaTGTGTGTTAGAGAGCAGTGTCAAAGCCTTTTCTGGATGCCTTTTCTAACTGTCAATgccttttctaaaaaatataaaattttactaattaagtTGTTAATATTTTCTGACTATCAATgccttttctataaataaaaaactatcaaAGCCTTCATTCATTTCTTGAAACTAGGTTGATAGCATAGCCTAATCTAAAGAGCAGTGTTTTGGATGTTGGTTTTGCAGGGGACGCTGCCTTCAAATTTGGAACAAACATCCAAAATACCAATGCGAAGAGGAGTGAGCATGTCATATGTACTCATTTCCATGTGCGTGTTTCCCCTCGCAATTGCCGGATTCTGGGCCTATGGAAACCAGGCAAGCACCtcctataattaaaaaaaaaaaaatctatatattaatcGGCATTCCAGATAATTAACTGatgatattttttcctttaattaattaactaatcaaTTTATATTCATGTATTCCAGATTAACGATGGAGGATTGTTATATTCGTTTCCAGAATTCCACAAGAGGCAAATCACAAAATTCTCTATGGGTGCCATATATGTTCTAGTAATAATACATTGTTTAACCAGCTTTCAAATATATGCGATGCCTGTTTTTGACAACCTGGAGATAAGATACACGAGCATAAAGAATCAGAGATGTTCACCATTAGTGAGAACATGCATAAGATTATTCTTCGGGGGGCTGACATTTTTTATCTCAGTCACGTTCCCTTTCCTTCCAAGACTATCAACACTACTTGGAAGCATGACCCTTGTGCCTATCACATATGCATACCCCTGTTTCATGTGGTTATCCCTCAAGAAACCTCGTCCAAGAGGTATAATTTGCTGCTTCAACGTTGCACTCGGTTCTGTAGGGATGCTTCTCAGTGCTCTTTTGGTAGCTGCAGCTATTCGGACTCTAGCTCTCAATGGCCTTGATGCTAACTTCTTCAGACCATAACAATGCCATATATCAGCAAACAGTAAATTAGCaataatttattctaatttcCTGTTAGTGATATAcagaaaatcatttttgaaCATGTTATCATGCTATTGTTTGAGATGCTCTGCTGTTATGTCACTTGTTAATATGTTCATCTATGCATATAATCAATCAAATAgacaaaaagtatatataacgTGAAGTTTTACAAACTATAACTTTTTCTCCCCTCCAcaatgcaattttttatttttattttcttgtcacaATTTTGATTTTCTAACGATCGAGTTGTATTTCATCATGACACTCCGTTAATGTATACAAACATTCAATTGATACACTTTATCTCTATCCTTATCATATTATAATTACGTAtcatagttataatttttctttgttctatttcttttaactttttctaGGTTTAGACACACTTTAATGTGCACcaaacatttttctttcctaAAGTATGTTATCAGTAGTTTATTACATTTTCTTCTCCACAcgttaaacatatatatttgtGTTCAATTAATGTCTTTCCGTTGATCTTCCACTGTCTCAGTCGCTCTTTCCTTTTTGAAGTTTTCCTAAACATATATACTTGCAAGGGGCCCCCCAGAAAATTTTCTCACTTTACTGCTATTTTTTGCGACTCTATATATCGttctccttttcttttggtCTGCTTTTATCGTGTatttctctatctttttgttttggtagGTGGGGGAGGGGTCCTCCAGTAGGACATGAAAAATTCTAGAAGCAGATACGTGAcatagagaaggaaaaaaaaaacataaaaaaaagtatataaaaaactTATGTAAGAATAACATTACTTTTAAGACATACAGCTTAATTTCAAAACGGATATAGAAAGGAAAAGAATTGTTAAGTCACATACTatctaacaaatataaaattattaaacaattataaatatttccagccaattttaaaatataatttaacaactaaaattatgttcaatgagGACAAAGCAAAactcaaatatattattagtaatatgTATAAATCTATTAGtagtattttaaataacaaatttagaaCCAACGATAAAAAAGTTGTTGCATGTGTTACTCTATCCTCAATCCCTCATGCATCTTTGATTTTGCTACTAAGATCTATATTTGCCCCTTACCTTCACTACACCTCCATCTTGGACGGGTGTGGGGGGAGTGATTGCGCTAAGTAGAAGGTGTAAATTTAGATCTTGGCAGTGAACTCAATGATTGAGGACAGAACAAGTGCAGTAATAAAGGGGGTGCACAGGGGAGGGCTGGCATCAAGGAAATTTGCTTTGTGAAAGTGTAGAGAACGAATTTTGAGATAACAATGTTTAAGGAGTCTTACTTCGTGTCTCTCTTGacatatttatacaaatatacaacctttatttttgctttcggATAGTAGTATCCAGAGGGattagattttaatatttttcgaAATTTCTTTTCTGAAAAAGGtaattacaacaacaacaacaacaacgccttatcccactaggtggggtcggctacatggatcaactttcgccataatgttctatcaactTTCtgaaaaaggtaattaaaagaataaaaatatatgagagGTGCATTTAGCCATTGCCTTCAGTAATTGTTTTTGTATTAGAAAGCAGGCTGCTTAGTGTAGTAGCATTTGATAATTGGATTAGATAGCAATAAGATACCAAAGCCCACCttggttgataaaaaaaaaaaaaaggtgttccTATTGATCCCAATGTCTTTTGTTATTGGTGCTTATAACTCCTCAAAATTCCAAGATTATTCTTCTCCGGCATTACGGCATTGTGTTTCTGCTGCATAAAATGGGGGAAAGATAATTTGGTCATTGCTGTGGCTGAGGCTGATAGGGACCAAGAACAATTTTGTTGGGACTAATAGTAAGATCTATAAGAAAATTGAACCCACCGTATGGTCATTGTCATCAGTTTGCATGGTGTATACCAGCACACACACAGGGAGTGGCCCAAATCACTATGTTGACCAAAAGCCCAAATTCCTCATTAGTTTTAAGAACACGAAGTCAAAGTTCAAAAGATTGATCAGGATTCAGGACacttaaaaatagttaaatatataCAGTAAGTAATATACATTTTTCCTGAATGAAACAATgagatattttgtttttttgcaacgaataatttctaaaacaattttgctttGTTGTATCCAATTCACCTCAAATTAGGAACTTAAAAGCAACTTTTATTAAATATCTAAGAAATTAAGAATCTCAgacatacaaaatttatttttcaaacatcCTGCACAAGTGCACTACCCCACAACCATCTGATTTCAATACTTTAAGTACTCCTACATGACTCAAAAAGGAGGAGCACCGTCGTGCAGGACAAACATGGCTTCTATATCACCAAACGGTAAAACGGATTACTATTTATAAGGCAAAGAAATTACAAAACTTGTTTTGCATTATGTTATTAATAACAACTAAACTGCTATGAGCTATCATATGCAAAAATGCAATCATCGTTCTAGTGAATGTAATTCCCTTCCCTGTTCTTTTATCCTATTTGCTTATTTTAAATGACAAAACATGTATATCCCGGATGGATGGGAAGTTAAACAGAACTGTACGAGATACTATAGGCTGGATGAAATTGGAAGTACTCATGGTCATTGGTCATAGCAGCTAGAATTGCGCATAAGCAGGACCAGCAAGAGAAAAGGAATCAAaatgaagcaatgaacacatattacattaaaattggCGTTCAGATATTTACGGAGACAAATGGACATTGGACAAGTTCGTTCTGCTAGATGATGGgtaacaaaaaactaaaaataacgaGCCAAAAAATGTACCAGCTATCGTTACAAGTAATAAAGTGAAAGCATGTCGTCTGAGCCATTTAAGGGATGAGGGAATAAATATCACTTGTAAACACAGGAATCCGTTAAATTAAGATGTTTTCCAAGTTTGTTGCCATGCAAAGTGACAGAACATCTGATTCTTCGAAAGAATTTAGACTTAACTAATCTTCCCAAGATGAAGGCCCTTGATCTCACTACAAATGTCAGGTTCAGTGGCAATGCAACACTCTCCAAATGCTCTTTAGTATTCCCTAAAACTGACACGCCACCATAGAGAGGAATCTGGTGTCCTGAAACCACTACAGCCAAACTCCGCCGACTCTTCCTCGATTGATAGAACTTCTGCATCTGATAGCCAATTTACACGAGTGAGTCAATCAGAAATTAGCTAGTCAGATTAGTTGCATCAACAATATGCAAAATGCAGATTTTCCTGTTACAGTGTATGTCCAAGTGTCTCACCATACAGATGCAGAATGTCTTTAATTGTCCCAAAATTTCTAACACAATACAATTGAATCGCGCATGCATACAGCCATGTCATGTTTCACTTTTCAAGACAATGAAAGCATGCTCTGGACATTGCATTGAAGAAATAATGCACAGCATTTAATGTGCTATAGAAATAACTCGTAGCTTGCAGGGtatgatatattaattaatatattaaataaaactgcATCTGAGACTTCGCCGTTCATTTATGTATTGATAGTTTGATGCACTcttttggattaaaaaaaaaactgtagagGATGATTTTTGTAAGATAAGaatatattcaaaaaaatatttcttgcaATAATTTCCACAGAAAATGCAAGGCTAGGTGCTGGAAAGGTTAGTGGCGGGCAATAAAAATCGCAATAAGCTATAAACTTTATAGGTTATTATTAAACTAACCTACAGAATAATGAGACAAAGTATAGCCGTATGCTGCAAAGCTCAAGGCATTGTTATATTAagtgaatgaattaaaaattaagtttaagaTGCAATGAAAATGACGATTGACGCAcactaataatatttataatgaaaaattatttttaatcccttAATTTTTAAGACTAATAGATTGAGTTTAGATGCCTATTTGGAAATAGAGTATGAAATAAAGCAACAAAATAAATCAGGATAAAAATGGAATTAACTCATTAAAAACGTATATGTACTACTCCAttataatctcttttttttttcttgaaagggAAAGGGTGAaaaggagagattgagagcaaATTCATGGTGGTGGTTCTGTtgtgagagtgagagtgagagtaTTGGGGAAGATGAGGGCATTTTTGTTGTAAATTTCCATTAAACGACCATGTGCCTTGCATGTGATTTATTTCTATTAATGGAAGCAGCAGGGTCACGGCATAGGAGGGTATTTGTAACGAAATTGCAAAAGTTAGAAGAGTTTTGTGGGAAGGTaaaaaaagaatgagaaaatAGGAAGTGTAATGAGTGTTTTGGAATGTGGTAGAGCAGTGACCTAGAACTAGCGTGTCCGTTCCGGAATGTCTGTGGGCGATGGGGCTAATCCCTTTGCTTATCGAGAATCTATGTCTCCTCCCGCTTCAAcaaataattgttataaaattacataatccTAATCCAAATACTGTGAAAGTCACGTGACATTACAATGAGAAATAAAGTCTCTGCGATTTTCAGTattcataaaaagaaagaatcaTCAATTTGAATATAGTTTTGTGGGCCCCTACAAGTAGGATGATGTAGGAAGGTGGCAGCTTTTATAAAGAGGGAGCAATGAAAATTGAACTTGTTggggaattaaaaaataagaaataggtACCTGGCCAGAGGCAATTGCAAGCTGGTAATAGCTAATGAGAAGAGGGGTAGAAGTGACATGAACGCCGAAGAAAGTGGCAGGATTTCTGTACAATATTCTGACCGTTGAGTTCAACGACAACATATCAGTTGGTACCCCAGTTCCATCGTTTCCTGACTGAACATACAAGTTCTCCAACACTATACTCTGTCCACCCCCATAACAAAAACCAAATATCAAATCACAAAGACTACAGTAAATAACAATACCATTTGGACAAGTTACCTTGACAATGATTCGAGGCTTGTAGGTCTTGCTGGCGGCCCAGAGGATGAAAGAGAAGAGGGtcaaaaggagaagaaagaggAGGAAGAACCACAAGTACAAGCGGAGGTTGCGGGAGGACTGCTTGAGGTGGTGGTCGGCGTCGTCATGGTCGTCGGGGTCAACGTCGGGGTTGGGGTGAGGGTGGAGCTTCTtccaggaggaggaggaggagaagttGCGAGGGTTTTTGAGGGAAGCGGAGAAGCGAGAGGTGGAGGATTCGCGAGAGTGATGGATGGGGGAAGAGAGGTAGTAGTGGAAATGGTGGTGTGGGGAACCCATGGGGCTTGAGCCGTAGGACATTTTCTCCACGTCGTGGTTTGAAGGGCTCTGGACGTAGTAGAGTGGCCGCCGCGGAGGAGAACGCGCCGGCGACGACTGCTCCATGCTGTTGCTCGTCACCTCCGAGTCTGATTTCGTGTGCATTCTTCCTcccatttttcttctctttctctcactcAGAACAACTTTTTATACAACGgaaacaaaatcaaatcaatattGCACTTTTCCCTTTCCCTATTAAATAGTTTTCAATAATTGTCTTTTGGAAAATACATTATTCTCTTCATTTGTGACCAATTGGGAAAGACAAATTATTTTCTTCCCTAAGATGtgcttaaatataaaaattaagacaattttttactaaaaatagaaGAACCTACTACATTTTTAActccaattattttttttttctacaacaaTGACCTGAAATATTtctaatagaaataaaatttaaaattgtgacATGAGACTTGCGACGTGACAACTGACGAAGAGAAATAAACATTTATACTATTGtataaacaatataatttttcaaaaaagacATAGGGACAttattatttactcttttttatccTGTAAAAGGGCAAAATCTAGTGATTGGTGAAAGGGAACACCGAACTAGAAGGGTTACCATATATTTGTGCCTTAATTTTTGCACCAGAAATAAAATGCTTGTTGCCATCTTATAGTGAGtctttcttttggtttttgtcTGCTTACGCTTGGTTACAATGATCCATTGCTATGGAAGCACCAAACATCCCAGTTATGACTTATGAAGgggatcatttaattttaaagtgtCTAGTTTACCCTTTCGCATTCTCGTCGCGCCATAATGATATTGCAAGGCCATTTTTCCAATGTGGTGGTTGATCAGGGGCATGCATGGAATCGGGTAGATTAGTGTATTTAAAACTGAATCAAATAGTTGTAAATCACTAAACCGATGTTCACCAAAAACAATCActaaaaaccaataaaaaaaagtgaaaataaatcaTATCATAAACCgaaaaatatacttatttttgtggtatttttctttattcctgttgtaaaaattaaagcaaataAAACGAAATTAAACCACGCAGTAAAATTTGTATCGGTAATTATTATGGagtaatgttttaatttttttaatagtgataatatataatttataatgtaCTTCTTTAAATAAGAGAATTAtaatgtgttgttttttttctctattgatGATGAGTATTAAACTAATATTGAAGTTCactatttacttttatatattatagtaatgatatacctatattgttaaaaaaataatcttaaataatAGGTGTTAAAAATCTTACATGAACATGAATTAGTAATATGATccaaatataatacaataatgatatattattctaaccttataagttaatttttatagtaCTGAGTTAGACTTATAATTCATAATAGTTCTAAAATCATATTAGAGTCTCTTATAACAAGTGTTATTCGACCTATTGGATCACCTTTTTGTAAGGTTTAATTAAATACATTaccacaattataaaaaaattaagcaaaataCGTCAAACTACAGCTAAATGGCTACTGGCATCCCAGTTAAACTGGCACCTCAAAAATAAGTTAACTAAACCAGTAGGCCAAGAAATATATTACTAAAAAGATCAGAGAACAACACTTGCTATAGCTTACCTCAAATTcaactaaattaaacaaaaaaaattagaatttacaAATTGCCTTGAAAAATATTCTATTGTCTCTCTTACTTCTTTCTATCTAAACAACCATAAgagtttttgtgattttttttataaactattttttttccgtGGGTACACTTGGATTGTGGGGTTATTTTCTTAGATTTTCCATACATTTAATAACAAGAAGTCTAAGGCATGGCTTCCGGTTTTTGGCCGGCAATGCAAAGTTAGAATTGGAGGAGCATTTGGTACGACGCGGTTTCATTGAGAATGAAAGTTAAcaactaatactattttttattctttaaatatcatttatgataaaaataagtttttattgaatattgtAAGTCTTactttttattgataataaagCTGAGATAAggttttatttaataacaaaaaatgatcAGAACCAgtaattaactttatttataataatgaaaatggCTCGACGGGATCAAGGTTTGTGGAGCCTTTCCCAAACTGAGATCCGATTCAGCTTTCAGTGATTGGGCTGAAACTGCAACGAATTAAGTCAAGGCCTTTAGATTTTGTTGAACAAAGTGACCAAAATCGAAGGGCTTACGCCGCTGCATCTGAGTCTGATATTTGACAACTAAGATGCAATATGCTATTGTGAGTCTACTGACACCAGTTACTATCAACataatattagttaaaaataagtttaatgtaacttgatttatattttggtatttttattcaaaaagtattttttttatcaaaatgaaaCTTGTGTGGATGATATTaactaaaagtatttttaaatgtgTAATTACTTAAATCAGTACAGATTTTATAATgtgatattaatattattaattatttttttagtatataggaattaatattatattattattattactgtttACAAAAACAAGAAGTTTGAATAAATGCAATTTCGTATGAATTTAATCACAAGAAAATTCATGCAATTGAATCTCCCTTGCGTCCACAGTGATTCGGATGACCAATTCTAGAACCAAATTTGCTATTCACTGATAATTTGCCTTTAGCGTTGCTGTTGGTGCTACACATTCAACGGAAAAGCAACTCCATAGTTGCTTTGGAGATAACGTTCGTTTTAAGGAAAATCAAGTTCAACCCAACTAACTGTGGTTTGGAATTGTGAAACAAATATGCACACCGTTCTATGAAGATAGAACATCCATTTGAGTGAATCAAACACACTGGCAATAGTAAATAGTATGAAGCATCAACTACTTCAAGCGAATATTAGCTGGGAAGAAAACGACCATAGCAATGTGCCCAACAGTACCCATTACAAATTTCCCACTCCAGTTCTGATATttgagtgaaaacatcacatcAAATTctgatatttgattattttaccaCCTACAATTATGAAAACAAAAGAATCTTTGAAATTGACCTTGGTAAACTCATTTCTAGCTGGTATAATTTTGATAAGTATTAATCATTTTAGACCCTTATTTTTTGTATGCATAACGCATTAATACTTAATTTAGTTCCTAACTACATCATTAATATCAGCTAAATAATGTGGTCGATTTTACCGAATAAAGTGACTAATTTGATAATGTTaggaattaaattgattgttgctattaattttaaaaactaaattgattAACAATTAAAGTCAatgactatattttttttctttcaaatataaAGAACGTAATTGACAAATTCTTATTGGATGgtctcaatttaaaaaaaaaaaaaagcaaatagcTTGTCTATATCATTCTTGGGTAACGTTTCATataagaaaatgttttaatattactttgagaaaaatgatttacaaatcaattttttaaaaggtaatagatgtaaataaaaaaaatcctattgtAAGGAAATcttgaaaatattaatatgtaTATAGGTAGGAATAAAAA
Above is a window of Glycine soja cultivar W05 chromosome 12, ASM419377v2, whole genome shotgun sequence DNA encoding:
- the LOC114379294 gene encoding lysine histidine transporter-like 8; the encoded protein is MEEVAEEAQYFRSEIALLNFSDATFKPPLSPLLIHIDPLLPNGHTCSASESDPSPTSQHQQEQHHPKDAWLPITESRNGNAYYAAFHILNSNIGFQALMLPVAFATLGWAWGTVCLSLAFVWQLYAIFLLVQLHEYVPGIRHSRYLFLAMAAFGKKLGKVGALFPVMYLSGGTCVMLIITGGGTMKQLFKTLCENDNGKTCNAHALSGAEWFLVFTCVAILIAQLPNLNSMAMVSLVGAVTSITYCTLFWVLSVKKGKPNNVSYSSSLSQEHTPVAKISDVLNAIGIIVLAFRGHNVLLEIQGTLPSNLEQTSKIPMRRGVSMSYVLISMCVFPLAIAGFWAYGNQINDGGLLYSFPEFHKRQITKFSMGAIYVLVIIHCLTSFQIYAMPVFDNLEIRYTSIKNQRCSPLVRTCIRLFFGGLTFFISVTFPFLPRLSTLLGSMTLVPITYAYPCFMWLSLKKPRPRGIICCFNVALGSVGMLLSALLVAAAIRTLALNGLDANFFRP
- the LOC114379062 gene encoding uncharacterized protein LOC114379062 isoform X1, which gives rise to MGGRMHTKSDSEVTSNSMEQSSPARSPPRRPLYYVQSPSNHDVEKMSYGSSPMGSPHHHFHYYLSSPIHHSRESSTSRFSASLKNPRNFSSSSSWKKLHPHPNPDVDPDDHDDADHHLKQSSRNLRLYLWFFLLFLLLLTLFSFILWAASKTYKPRIIVKVTCPNGIVIYCSLCDLIFGFCYGGGQSIVLENLYVQSGNDGTGVPTDMLSLNSTVRILYRNPATFFGVHVTSTPLLISYYQLAIASGQMQKFYQSRKSRRSLAVVVSGHQIPLYGGVSVLGNTKEHLESVALPLNLTFVVRSRAFILGRLVKSKFFRRIRCSVTLHGNKLGKHLNLTDSCVYK
- the LOC114379062 gene encoding uncharacterized protein LOC114379062 isoform X2, translated to MGGRMHTKSDSEVTSNSMEQSSPARSPPRRPLYYVQSPSNHDVEKMSYGSSPMGSPHHHFHYYLSSPIHHSRESSTSRFSASLKNPRNFSSSSSWKKLHPHPNPDVDPDDHDDADHHLKQSSRNLRLYLWFFLLFLLLLTLFSFILWAASKTYKPRIIVKSIVLENLYVQSGNDGTGVPTDMLSLNSTVRILYRNPATFFGVHVTSTPLLISYYQLAIASGQMQKFYQSRKSRRSLAVVVSGHQIPLYGGVSVLGNTKEHLESVALPLNLTFVVRSRAFILGRLVKSKFFRRIRCSVTLHGNKLGKHLNLTDSCVYK